One window of Nicotiana tomentosiformis chromosome 11, ASM39032v3, whole genome shotgun sequence genomic DNA carries:
- the LOC138901940 gene encoding uncharacterized protein produces the protein MRNIKEARFPKPMRSDPNQRDPNLWCEYHRTNDHWTGDCRHLREEVATLLRNGHFREFLSDRAKNNYGHNQDNAEPSKTGEYPPRQTINIIFGGNEINRVTFLATKKMKVSITHIKSLREDDIIFTDEDADEFLLPHNDALLISLNVLYFKIKHVVVNLGSSANIIQWRVLEQAKLTGSFILATKLLAGFNLASVTTRGEIALLMNAE, from the coding sequence atgagaaacatcaaagaagcacggttcccgaaaccaatgagatctgatcccaaccagagggatcccaacttgtggtgtgaataccacaGGACGAATGACCATTGGACAGGGGACTGTcgacacctccgggaagaagtggcaacattaTTGAGGAATGGTCActtcagagaattcttgagtgaccgagctaagaacaattatggtcataACCAGGATAATGCAGAACCCTCGAAAACAGGAGAATATCCCCCGCGTCAAACAATCAACATTATCTtcggagggaatgagattaacAGGGTCACCTTTTTAGCAACAaagaagatgaaagtatcaataacgCATATCAAAAGTCTTCGGGAAGACGATATAATTTTTACGGATGAGGACGCAGACGAATTTCTACTACCACACAACGACGCACTgctaatttctttaaatgtgctatATTTTAAGATTAAACATGTTGTAGTGAATCTAGGAAGttcagctaatatcatacaatggagagtattggagcaagctaaactcaccggaagcttTATTCTAGCCACAAAGCTCCTtgccggattcaacctcgcaagtgtgacaacccggggAGAAATTGCATTACTCATGAACGCTGAATGA